Proteins encoded within one genomic window of Plasmodium cynomolgi strain B DNA, chromosome 11, whole genome shotgun sequence:
- a CDS encoding ribonuclease H1 large subunit (putative), whose amino-acid sequence MEPLIIDNLYKFGDEEVRLGIDEAGRGPVLGPMVYAGFYCNKEHEKLLKEMKIDDSKKISEADREMMFLKLNNSTLPFGWRIHVLMPQDISAKMLKKQKYNLNEISHDTAISIIDHVINRGCNLTEVFVDTVGKASVYEEKLKKLFPHIKCTVKEKADSLYPVVSAASICAKVTRDFLIKKWKYEEPIVNIDKGFGSGYPGDPITKNFLKNNFDSVFGFPTDNMLETMGEQIEWYDDIENNDSKAIKRKTPFDYSKLQKPFVQRSVFYSKVGLDLVENL is encoded by the exons ATGGAACCGCTCATCATTGACAACCTGTACAAATTTGGGGACGAGGAGGTGCGGTTAGGTATCGATGAAGCGGGAAGAGGTCCTGTACTGGGACCCATGGTATACGCAGGATTCTACTGTAACAAGGAACATGAAAAATTactaaaagaaatgaaaattgacgactcgaaaaaaataagcgaaGCAGACAGAGAAATGATGTTCCTCAAATTAAACAATTCAACCTTGCCATTTGGATGGAGAATACATGTGCTCATGCCACAAGACATAAGTGCCAAAATgttgaaaaagcaaaaatacaATTTAAACGAAATTTCTCATGATACGGCAATTTCTATCATTGACCATGTTATAAATCGAGGATGTAATTTGACTGAAGTTTTTGTAGACACTGTTGGGAAGGCTAGTgtgtatgaagaaaaattgaaaaaattatttccacATATAAAATGCACCGTTAAGGAGAAAGCTGATTCTTTATACCCAGTCGTTAGTGCTGCATCTATATGTGCCAAAGTGACACGTGATTTTCTcatcaaaaaatggaaatatgaGGAACCGATAGTTAATATTGACAAAGGGTTCGGGTCCGGATACCCTGGGGATCCAATAacaaagaattttttaaaaaataatttcgatTCCGTTTTTGGCTTCCCAA CTGACAACATGCTGGAAACTATGGGTGAGCAAATCGAGTGGTACGATGACATCGAAAATAATGACTCAAAAgcgataaaaaggaaaacgccTTTTGATTACAGCAAACTCCAAAAACCCTTCGTGCAGCGATCTGTCTTTTACTCCAAGGTCGGCTTAGACCTTGTGGAAAATTTGTGA
- a CDS encoding hypothetical protein (putative) produces the protein MPRGGHKGGLFPVSGMKWGMNERVRKRGLYHNRREDILTPRWGYRYENRNNSYLPDGSSKSLDMDVNRAWPAEKKQWNYFYTINEARYLWPSICAHNPNIKNYILNMLENSENRPFSGIGLEEVQNERRRSNRSDFPVGSTSSSNNQSSGMYGKNTYLSKLANEFNNSIYPQIEVNLSNNLKRERIQKLYDIVREENVWKTTQKIKTAQSENIFPYVDDNATLIRELPLAEILYTKSNLRLKVRRHPKWMNVQFLKKKIKIPYLYRYLFGERHAAKNRKGGITKKGVWLVFLNL, from the exons ATGCCTCGAGGGGGTCACAAGGGAGGTCTATTCCCCGTCAGTGGAATGAAATGGGGCATGAATGAGAGAGtcagaaaaaggggattatATCACAATAGAAGAGAAGATATATTAACCCCAAGATGGGGATATCGATATGAAAATAGGAACAATAGCTATTTACCAGATGGCAGCTCCAAGTCGCTTGATATGGACGTAAACAGAGCTTGGCcagctgaaaaaaaacaatggaattatttttacacaattaATGAAGCCAGGTATTTATGGCCAagtatatgtgcacacaaccctaacattaaaaattacattttgaaCATGCTGGAGAATAGTGAAAACAGACCCTTCAGTGGCATTGGACTGGAAGAAGTCCAAAATGAACGCAGAAGGAGTAACAGAAGTGACTTTCCCGTTGGTAGTACTTCCTCCAGTAATAACCAAAGCAGCGGGATGTATGGGAAGAACACCTATTTGAGCAAGCTAGCCAACGAATTTAACAACTCCATCTACCCCCAAATAGAGGTTAACCTAAGTAATAACCTGAAACGGGAGAGAATACAAAAGTTGTACGACATTGTGCGGGAAGAAAATGTATGGAAAACCACGCAAAAGATAAAAACTGCTCAGagtgaaaatatattccccTATGTGGATGATAACGCAACCTTGATTAGAGAATTGCCCCTGGCAGAGATCTTGTACACCAAAAGTAACTTGCGCTTGAAGGTTAGGAGGCACCCCAAATGGATGAACGTGCagtttttgaagaaaaaaataaaaatcccCTACCTGTACAGGTACTTGTTTGGAGAGCGCCACGCT GCGAAGAATCGCAAGGgaggaattacaaaaaaaggagtttggctcgtttttttaaatctgtGA
- a CDS encoding protein kinase (putative) yields the protein MFKGSSNKMNEHSFYGNPNDQNLSDHHPKNANSVFCNNIISRKEFNKDFLRSRNFLEEENLKGGGSGNNGMVYVNSHGELVHLDYSGHAAHRGIKGHRPSLNGSNAFKKISHSQSEYIHTDLFGDKTNMQQSPSLSNSPPLNNPPTNNCNVSANEIMSKRLFINNLIEIKEKLNNIKRERMEYEKEDEAKEEEENGNYMVHLKSYEKMKNAYSLTNVNKVQDKIMNKMKVQEEKKKMAYNNFFEDGGGDVDYPSGRPSHPSQQKQQYVNIERRKSAEQRDEESNYVFYDLKQYLGENHRQKKGYFAVNAGYERKQGERPGDRLCDRLCDRVGEQLNDPLHDRKYDNYLDRKCDNLHDRHFEKFLVKEEDEEEEQKEKQSKYKQLQKMERGVVGTHDHMMMMMLEQEGMQNAMQKNQSVSKILYTNNLKGLKMVDNVMFCPSPEDTNISGKKNVPTMIYLGGSDSSPGVAAIGGGPCGNVFHDSKAFHDSNVYDVRTSLYLSKGVRDEDNLKKMLSASTKKVLNFEEDYRLPSSEGHKLYKSKKNGGGAGCIESGAGCIENGAGYIENGAGTQIGTASTPLKNEAEIYVGKSCSCANYGKKKGGVVAAAAAVAGGSNSGDHLKKGTGKSEQNGKVFEHVKGSGTGGNTDMRVDNHKGEKNVCRKNSAASMSNNINLNASDTDLNGNKNSSEKRNSYDNNNGNNVDNTVAYFKENCISNENVVYDEEKKIFKTKENCNIKIYRRSLEKEKMLNFPLIHLGENDVIVKRIKLYYPLRNENIFTNISKIIFMTNTNICSLYLSDSYLIHYDDVKIHSYLSKGGFGVVYKGVLLRKVKKCELMYGATGKYSKALSNQQSVKGLGTANAVNAVSGVSAVSGVSGEAGGRTEGRKSTHRQLNEEEEDDEDEEEDEYGQEQQLEEQRDVLHAGAEDNHVDAVNQDGSSNYADNNNSNVQDGAESKGNSGNGSGPNGSNPKSSSPKGSGPNKQFPMKKKKSHNSDSSKLSRSTKKLCNLRNQLIEKIFDTFNNPISPNGGGSAGGTIDGNGVNGEYPVRGAGTGQAREKRDVDEQPEEEEEEEEEDADDEEGADEEEGADEGEGADEGEDADEGEGADEAEEKKEHKKNNSAIENILKSWDDKYNEQQKKKASNHEGYNVNKETEGGMFLRKGHKSGRGNVHPGEDAEDDEDGAGAEDGAEADKNPAQKRRDDEEVAEKMDLKKGANCIHVQEIRKLKKKMLNLIYSKKTNDKIIIDRDEFFVEAKKILYKLKMMNNTELEKNYHEEIIAYLLLDVYHNNMAYKNSLSFLYVKSKNIITYGMNKESLYIFDNKNIFHYYSDKCIFKIVFIDEHKELKRYQNLTVFNVLNNERMMKSSSILKYEINKHKNGLNKLAIIPFSKMNMSHLLNALIFGFLKFLFNLRKKYHKQPNNCSCYPQAEEMQSNPNANSLNRTVETEQVNQASSTNNNAFFSNLKYTNSDACGGGSGGGALNFNKEDRDAIILQEKINMLDEFICCNYEEVSADYAGGRSRMMGGGSGNNERSDETENNNGAGSGAGSGGGGSAGTAYGSSGRSNNVQRDETDKMGSTNKANMHLSNNGAGSSTLLNTNNTDECKTTMLMNGSRNKTAFKEYANEREYNYGPKVSNREGEQQHLEDVGVEHSDKEEVEEGKEGERVEREEEEGGEGVEGGEVGEVGEVGEGEEEERASQSPSRAGRKGNGAGEKGLPEVKNAASMRAAKGSRGRVDAKGVKNAKVTSLSVEGKNGMKRKSGADGKGVKNVTTDVKAEAPEGRSLMNESAKGGDEEPCEESEEVVQVKIPVAIKIHDLKDSKNLKNFLREIEIYKNIQRPNICTFYGICIRSNKLMLLLEYYPKGNLFNFLKNKNKIHKKQRLAWASEMCYIVHGFHAHNPPVINGDIKTSNVLIDNNMHLVMCDFGKARFKNSKLYSNFGSYRYMAPETFSCTSEVTEKIDIWSLACCIVEIFSSKYPYYNLSKNVKIRHELLVNKKTPHIPNFLPNSMKKCLQRCFSFTPEERPCAYEMYKCLKKIKVVE from the exons atgttcaaaggAAGcagcaacaaaatgaacgagCACTCATTTTATGGAAACCCAAATGATCAGAATTTGAGTGACCACCACCCGAAGAACGCCAACAGTGTTTTCTGTAACAACATCATTTCGAGGAAAGAATTTAATAAGGACTTTCTGCGGAGtagaaattttttggaggaagaaaatctCAAGGGGGGGGGTAGTGGAAACAACGGCATGGTGTACGTGAACAGTCATGGGGAGTTAGTCCACCTGGACTACAGCGGGCACGCCGCCCATAGGGGCATCAAGGGGCACAG ACCCAGCTTGAACGGAAGCAACGCCTTCAAAAAGATTTCCCATAGCCAATCTGAATACATACACACGGACTTGTTTGGAGACAAAACCAATATGCAGCAGAGCCCAAGTCTAAGCAACAGCCCCCCCCTGAACAACCCACCTACTAACAACTGCAACGTTAGTGCCAACGAAATAATGAGCAAGCGATTATTTATCAATAACCTCATcgaaataaaggaaaaacttaACAACATCAAAAGAGAGAGGATGGAATATGAGAAGGAGGACGAAGcgaaggaagaggaggagaatgGGAACTACATGGTCCATTTAAAAAGTTacgagaaaatgaaaaacgcaTATTCGTTGACGAATGTAAATAAGGTGCAggataaaattatgaacaagaTGAAGGTccaggaggagaaaaaaaaaatggcgtacAATAACTTTTTTGAGGATGGCGGGGGGGATGTGGACTACCCCAGCGGTCGTCCCAGCCACCCATcgcagcagaagcagcagtaTGTCAATAtcgaaagaaggaaaagcgCCGAGCAGAGGGATGAAGAGAGCAACTACGTCTTTTACGACTTGAAGCAATACCTGGGGGAGAACCACCGGCAGAAGAAGGGCTACTTTGCGGTGAATGCGGGTTATGAGAGGAAGCAGGGGGAAAGGCCAGGCGATCGGCTATGCGATAGATTATGCGATCGGGTAGGAGAGCAACTGAATGACCCCCTGCACGATCGGAAGTACGATAACTACTTGGACCGAAAGTGTGACAATTTGCACGATCGCCATTTCGAAAAATTCCTTGTCaaggaagaagacgaagaagaggagcagaaggaaaagcaaagTAAATACAAGCAGCTTCAGAAAATGGAGAGAGGAGTCGTTGGAACTCACGACCatatgatgatgatgatgttGGAACAGGAAGGTATGCAAAACGCTATGCAGAAAAATCAAAGCGTCTCAAAAATACTGTATACAAACAATTTGAAGGGCCTTAAGATGGTCGATAATGTTATGTTCTGTCCATCTCCAGAAGACACCAATAttagtggaaagaaaaacgtaCCAACGATGATATACTTGGGGGGGTCTGATTCCTCCCCAGGAGTAGCCGCTATTGGGGGTGGCCCCTGTGGCAACGTGTTTCACGATAGCAAAGCATTTCACGATAGCAACGTGTACGACGTGAGGACCAGCCTATACCTGAGCAAGGGAGTAAGGGATGAAgataatttgaagaaaatgctCAGCGCCAGCACGAAGAAGGTTTTAAATTTTGAGGAGGACTATCGGTTGCCTTCATCCGAGGGGCATAAGCTGTacaagagtaaaaaaaacggaggaggTGCAGGCTGCATCGAAAGCGGAGCAGGTTGCATCGAAAACGGAGCAGGTTACATCGAAAACGGAGCAGGGACACAGATTGGAACGGCATCAACGCCATTAAAGAATGAAGCTGAAATTTATGTCGGCAAAAGTTGCAGCTGTGCAAATTATGGTAAGAAGAAAGGAGGAGTCGTCGCTGCCGCCGCAGCTGTAGCGGGAGGGAGCAATTCCGGAGATCAcctaaaaaaggggacaggAAAGAGCGAACAGAACGGGAAGGTGTTTGAACATGTTAAGGGAAGCGGAACGGGAGGCAACACAGACATGCGAGTGGATAAccataaaggggaaaaaaacgtatgCAGGAAAAATAGCGCAGCATCTATGAGCAACAACATCAATTTGAACGCATCTGACACAGACCttaatggaaacaaaaactCGAGCGAGAAAAGAAACTCTTATGATAACAACAACGGAAATAATGTAGATAACACAGTAGCATACTTTAAAGAAAACTGCATAAGTAATGAAAACGTGGTGTACgacgaggagaaaaaaatcttcaaaacTAAGGAAAACtgtaatattaaaatatataggaGAAGTctagaaaaagagaaaatgcTCAACTTTCCGTTAATCCATTTGGGTGAAAATGACGTTATAGTGAAGAGGATAAAATTATACTACCCCTTGaggaatgaaaatatatttacaaatatttcaaaaattatttttatgacaaATACGAATATCTGCTCATTGTATCTTAGTGACTCGTATCTTATTCATTATGACGATGTTAAAATTCACTCCTACCTTTCTAAGGGAGGATTTGGAGTTGTTTACAAGGGCGTCCTTTTGAGGAAAGTCAAAAAATGCGAGCTCATGTATGGCGCCACTGGGAAGTACAGCAAGGCGTTGTCAAACCAGCAAAGCGTAAAGGGGCTAGGCACAGCTAACGCAGTTAACGCAGTTAGCGGAGTTAGCGCAGTTAGCGGCGTTAGTGGTGAGGCTGGAGGAAGAACAGAGGGGAGGAAAAGCACACATAGGCAATTgaacgaggaggaggaggatgacgaggatgaggaagaggaTGAATACGGACAGGAGCAACAACTGGAAGAGCAGCGAGATGTGCTCCACGCGGGGGCCGAGGACAATCACGTGGATGCAGTAAATCAAGACGGCTCCAGCAACTACGCAGATAATAACAATAGCAATGTGCAGGATGGCGCAGAATCGAAGGGGAACTCAGGCAATGGCAGCGGACCAAATGGAAGCAACCCTAAGAGTAGCTCCCCTAAGGGTAGTGGCCCAAACAAGCAGTTCCccatgaagaagaaaaaaagccacAATAGTGATAGCAGCAAGCTTAGCAGAAGCACCAAAAAGTTGTGTAATCTGCGAAACCAGTTGATCGAGAAAATATTCGACACGTTCAACAACCCGATCAGCCCCAACGGGGGTGGGAGTGCAGGTGGCACCATTGACGGCAATGGCGTGAACGGTGAGTACCCCGTCAGAGGCGCAGGAACAGGGCAGGCGCGGGAGAAACGGGACGTCGACGAACAGccggaagaggaagaggaagaagaagaagaggatgcagacgatgaagaaggcgcagacgaagaagaaggcgCAGATGAAGGAGAAGGCGCAGATGAAGGAGAAGACGCAGACGAAGGAGAAGGCGCAGAcgaagcagaagaaaaaaaggaacacaaaaaaaacaattctGCCATCGAGAATATTCTAAAAAGTTGGGATGATAAGTACAACGagcagcagaaaaaaaaagcgagcAATCACGAGGGTTATAACGTGAACAAAGAGACTGAGGGTGGCATGTTTCTGAGGAAGGGCCACAAGTCGGGCAGAGGCAATGTGCACCCAGGGGAAGACGCGGAAGATGATGAGGACGGGGCAGGTGCCGAGGACGGAGCAGAGGCGGATAAAAACCCAGCACAGAAGCGCAGAGACGACGAGGAAGTAGCCGAAAAAATGGACCTGAAAAAGGGCGCCAATTGTATACACGTACaggaaataagaaaattaaaaaaaaaaatgctcaactTGATATATtccaaaaaaacaaacgacaaaataataattgacagagatgaattttttgtagaagccaaaaaaattctttataagttaaaaatgatgaataacacagagttggaaaaaaactaCCATGAAGAAATCATTGCCTACTTGTTGCTAGACGTGTACCATAATAACATGGCGTACAAAAATAGCCTCTCCTTCCTCTAcgtaaaaagcaaaaatataataacctACGGAATGAATAAAGAAAGCCTCTATATATttgacaataaaaatattttccactaCTACAGTGATAAatgcattttcaaaattgtgtttATTGATGAGCACAAGGAACTTAAGAGGTACCAGAACCTGACTGTTTTTAATGTGCTAAATAATGAAAGGATGATGAAGAGCTCATCTATCCTCAAATACGAAATTAATAAGCATAAGAATGGGCTCAATAAATTAGCCATTATTCCCTTTAGCAAGATGAACATGAGTCACCTTCTCAATGCCCTAATATTTGgttttttgaaatttcttttcaaTTTGAGGAAAAAGTATCACAAGCAGCCGAATAATTGCTCCTGTTACCCCCAAGCGGAGGAAATGCAGAGTAATCCAAACGCTAATTCTTTGAACAGAACGGTGGAGACAGAACAAGTGAACCAGGCGAGCAGCACAAATAATAACGCCTTTTTCTCTAACCTAAAGTATACCAACTCGGATGCGTGTGGTGGAGGCAGCGGAGGAGGTGCTCTCAATTTTAATAAGGAAGATAGAGACGCCATCATCCTGCAGGAGAAAATTAACATGCTTGATGAGTTCATCTGCTGCAACTATGAGGAAGTCAGTGCGGACTATGCtggagggagaagcaggaTGATGggtgggggaagcggcaacaACGAGAGGAGTGACGAGACGGAGAATAACAACGGGGCTGGAAGCGGCGCAGGAagtggtggtggtggaagTGCCGGAACTGCCTATGGAAGCAGCGGACGAAGCAACAACGTACAGAGAGACGAGAcagacaaaatgggaagcacaAATAAGGCGAACATGCACCTGAGCAATAACGGCGCGGGAAGCAGCACCCTATTGAACACCAACAATACCGACGAGTGCAAAACTACCATGCTGATGAATGGGTCTAGGAACAAAACTGCTTTTAAGGAGTATGCCAACGAGCGGGAGTACAACTACGGTCCGAAGGTGAGTAACCGggagggggagcagcagcaTCTGGAGGATGTGGGCGTCGAACACAGCGATAAGGAGGAGGTGGAGGAAGgcaaagaaggggaaagagtagaaagagaagaagaagagggagGCGAAGGAGTCGAAGGAGGCGAAGTGGGCGAAGTGGGCGAAGTGGGcgaaggagaggaggaagaaagagCTTCTCAGTCCCCCTCTCGCGcgggaaggaaaggaaacgGTGCAGGAGAAAAGGGATTACCTGAGGTGAAGAATGCAGCGAGCATGAGGGCGGCGAAAGGTTCAAGAGGTAGGGTAGATGCGAAAGGGGTTAAAAACGCCAAGGTGACATCGTTATccgtggaaggaaaaaatgggatgaaaagaaaatcagGGGCGGATGGGAAAGGTgtgaaaaatgtgacaaCAGACGTGAAGGCAGAAGCGCCTGAGGGGAGAAGTCTAATGAACGAATCGGCAAAAGGAGGAGATGAAGAACCATGTGAAGAAAGCGAAGAAGTGGTACAGGTAAAGATCCCAGTGGCTATAAAAATACACGATCTGAAAGACagcaaaaatttaaaaaactttttaagagaaattgaaatatataaaaatattcaacgTCCAAATATTTGTACCTTCTATGGAATATGCATCCGatcaaataaattaatgttGCTGTTGGAGTACTACCCTAAgggaaatttatttaattttttaaaaaataaaaataaaattcacaaGAAGCAGAGACTAGCTTGGGCATCCGAAATGTGTTATATTGTCCACGGATTCCATGCACATAACCCTCCTGTAATTAATGGAGATATAAAAACATCCAACGTTTTAATTGACAATAATATGCACCTAGTTATGTGCGATTTTGGTAAAGCTAGATTTAAGAATTCAAAGCTTTACAGTAATTTTGGCTCCTATAGATATATGGCTCCTGAAACGTTTAGCTGTACATCCGAAGtgacagaaaaaattgacatatGGAGCTTGGCATGCTGCATTgttgaaatattttcgagCAAATACCCATACTATAATTTATCGAAGAATGTAAAGATCCGACATGAGTTGCTGGTTAATAAGAAGACTCCACATATTCCGAACTTTTTACCCAACTCGATGAAGAAATGCCTGCAGAGGTGCTTCAGCTTCACCCCCGAGGAGAGACCCTGCGCTTACGAGATGTACAAGTGTTTGAAGAAGATTAAGGTTGTCGAGTGA
- a CDS encoding ATP-dependent DEAD box helicase (putative) — translation GKTYEAFQSLCKSSNGLYCAPLRILAWEIHKKLIKLNKITSLLTGQELIKKKNATHTVCTVEMTPLDRQYDCVVIDEIQMINHDTRGCAWTNVLLNLDCEEIYLCGSDNIISLVKKLADLLEDQLIIKRFERLTDLHVEENTVEWEKLKTGDCVITFSRNSIMLLKNRLERLNKRVFVIYGSLPPEIKRMQVESFNRCCAGEGSIGEADENEKAELPPSTCDKKKQTILIATDVIGMGVNINIRRIIFYSLQKFDGDRLRHLYASEVLQIAGRAGRYHHGIREPITGYVTCVYAHDLSIIKRIFKNQNDGVLDGKGLENSHSENSTFTQICGQHVGSSNDLRRNDDEGRYPNGQGSDAQLNVSQHNAHVALFGEITPSSKGNILKNSHFVDPLLFQQRERKNNTCTKAGFFPDFNMINKLKKMLEYEHKAKVELHEIMSILVDYAKLNEDYFFLTKNYNQMILIAKFLKDIKLDSETLFVYTLSPINVNDINMLTTLRTFALCHELLNFVDFFECINRDIVPTTTSAIRLDFPLSATPFNVSPGYSNHPHMGIEECLSVLELYYEIIDLYCWLHTKFPSIYTNIDS, via the exons GGAAAGACGTATGAAGCTTTTCAAAGTTTGTGTAAATCAAGTAATGGGTTGTATTGTGCGCCTTTACGAATCCTGGCATGGGAAatccacaaaaaattaattaaactGAATAAAATCACCAGCTTATTAACAGGTcaagaattaattaaaaaaaaaaatgcaacacaTACAGTTTGCACAGTCGAAATGACTCCACTAGATAGACAATACGACTGTGTTGTCATTGACGAAATTCAGATGATTAATCATGATACGAGAGGATGTGCATGGACAAATGTTCTTCTAAACTTGGACTGTGAAGAGATATACCTCTGTGGAAGTGACAATATAATCAGtttggtgaaaaaattaGCAGACCTTTTAGAAGACCAATTAATTATAAAGCGATTCGAACGGTTAACAGATTTGCATGTGGAGGAAAATACAGTGGAATGGGAAAAACTCAAGACGGGAGATTGTGTAATTACTTTCTCCAGAAATAGCATCATGCTGTTAAAGAATCGTTTGGAGCGATTGAATAAACGagtttttgtaatttatgGAAGTTTGCCCCCGGAAATAAAGCGCATGCAGGTGGAGTCCTTCAATCGATGCTGTGCAGGGGAAGGAAGCATAGGAGAAGCGGACGAGAATGAAAAAGCAGAACTACCCCCCTCCACCTGtgacaagaaaaaacaaaccaTTTTAATCGCTACGGATGTCATAGGTATGGGGGTGAACATTAATATCAgaagaataatattttattctttgcaaaaattcgATGGAGATAGATTAAGACATTTATACGCTTCAGAAGTACTACAGATAGCTGGGAGGGCTGGAAGATATCATCATGGTATTAGAGAACCCATAACTGGTTACGTTACTTGTGTTTATGCACATGATTTAAGCattattaaaagaatttttaagAACCAAAATGATGGTGTGCTGGATGGAAAAGGGTTGGAAAATAGCCATTCGGAGAATTCTACTTTTACACAGATTTGTGGTCAGCACGTTGGGTCCTCGAACGATTTAAGAAGAAATGATGATGAGGGAAGATATCCAAATGGGCAGGGTAGTGATGCTCAGTTGAACGTGTCACAACACAACGCACATGTAGCACTATTCGGGGAAATTACTCCTTCCTCCAAAGGgaacatattaaaaaattcccattttgtggatccccttctttttcaacaaagagaaagaaaaaacaacaccTGTACAAAGGCAGGTTTTTTTCCTGATTTTAACATGAtaaataaattgaaaaaaatgctagAGTATGAACACAAAGCAAAGGTAGAACTGCATGAAATTATGAGTATACTAGTGGACTACGCAAAGCTTAATGaagattattttttcctgacGAAGAATTATAACCAAATGATACTCATtgctaaatttttaaaagacatAAAACTGGACAGCGAAACTCTTTTTGTGTATACCCTTTCCCCGATAAACGTCAATGATATTAATATGTTAACTACGCTGAGAACCTTTGCTTTATGTCATGAGCTGCTAAATTTTGTGGATTTTTTTGAGTGTATAAATCGAGATATTGTGCCTACTACTACA AGTGCAATTCGCCTTGACTTCCCCTTAAGCGCAACTCCATTCAACGTCTCACCGGGCTATTCCAACCATCCACACATGGGGATAGAGGAATGCCTCAGCGTGCTGGAGCtttattatgaaataatCGACCTGTACTGCTGGTTACATACAAAGTTCCCAAGCATTTATACAAACATAGATTC
- a CDS encoding hexokinase (putative), producing MSYYNLEKDETVYYKLDTIKCDIPVNSELQARINKHVNQLRITYSTLEEFVDNFVYELKKGLEAHRRHPNLWIPHECSFKMLDSCISNIPTGQEKGTYYAIDFGGTNFRAVRASLDGNGKIKRDQETYSLKFTGTFSHEKGLLDKHATASQLFDHFAERIKYIMGEFKDLDNREGKNVGFTFSFPCTSPSINCSILIDWTKGFETGRATNDPVEGRDVCKLMNDAFVRSDVPAKVCCVVNDAVGTLMSCAYQKGKTTPPCYIGIILGTGSNGCYYEPEWKKYKYAGKIINIELGNFDKDLPLSPIDLVMDWHSANRSRQLFEKMISGAYLGEIVRRFMVNVLQSESSEKMWKSDSFNSESGSVVLNDTSPNFEESRKVAKAAWDMDFTDEQIYALRKICESVYNRSAALAAAAIAAIAKRIKIIEHSKFSCGVDGSLFVKNAWYCKRLQEHLKVILADKAENLIIIPADDGSGKGAAITAAVVSQSSSIK from the coding sequence ATGAGCTACTACAACTTAGAAAAAGACGAAACCGTGTACTACAAATTAGACACCATCAAATGTGATATCCCAGTTAACTCAGAATTACAAGCAAGGATAAATAAACATGTCAACCAGTTGCGGATTACTTATTCCACATTGGAAGAATTTGTGGATAATTTTGTGTATGAATTGAAGAAGGGATTGGAGGCCCATCGTAGACATCCAAATTTATGGATCCCTCACGAGTGCTCGTTTAAAATGCTGGACTCCTGCATTTCGAACATCCCCACCGGTCAGGAAAAAGGAACCTACTATGCAATTGACTTTGGAGGAACAAATTTCAGAGCTGTAAGAGCATCCCTAGatggaaatggaaaaatcaaaagagATCAAGAAACGTACAGTTTAAAATTTACAGGGACATTTTCACATGAAAAGGGATTATTAGATAAACATGCAACTGCTTCGCAACTATTTGATCACTTCGCTGAGAGGATCAAATACATTATGGGAGAGTTTAAAGATTTAGATAACCGTGAAGGAAAGAATGTAGgtttcacattttcatttcCGTGTACCTCTCCATCCATTAATTGTTCAATTTTGATCGATTGGACAAAGGGATTTGAAACAGGCAGAGCTACAAATGATCCTGTGGAAGGTCGTGATGTGTGCAAACTAATGAATGACGCTTTTGTAAGATCAGATGTACCAGCAAAGGTTTGTTGTGTCGTTAATGATGCTGTTGGCACACTTATGTCATGTGCttatcaaaaaggaaaaacaactcCCCCATGCTACATTGGGATCATATTAGGAACTGGATCCAATGGATGCTATTACGAACCTGAATGGAAAAAGTACAAATACGctggaaaaattattaacatagAGTTAGGCAATTTTGATAAGGATTTGCCCTTATCCCCTATCGACCTTGTCATGGATTGGCACTCAGCCAATAGGAGTAGGCAACTTTTTGAGAAAATGATTTCTGGGGCCTACTTAGGAGAAATTGTCAGAAGGTTTATGGTTAATGTTTTACAGAGTGAATCATCTgagaaaatgtggaaaagCGACAGCTTCAACTCTGAATCGGGAAGTGTCGTACTAAATGATACTTCCCCAAATTTTGAGGAAAGCAGAAAAGTAGCCAAGGCTGCATGGGACATGGACTTCACGGATGAACAGATATATGCCTTACGTAAAATTTGCGAGTCTGTTTATAATCGATCAGCTGCTCTAGCTGCTGCTGCAATAGCTGCTATAGctaaaagaattaaaatcATCGAACATTCCAAATTTTCTTGTGGTGTAGATGGCTCTCTGTTTGTCAAAAATGCATGGTACTGCAAAAGGTTACAGGAACATTTGAAAGTTATCCTGGCTGACAAGGCGGAAAATTTGATCATTATTCCGGCCGATGATGGATCGGGAAAGGGCGCAGCAATTACGGCGGCTGTCGTTTCGCAATCCAGCAGCATTAAG